A window of Pirellula sp. SH-Sr6A contains these coding sequences:
- a CDS encoding DUF3352 domain-containing protein → MNNRLILTAFGALSFFGSWSWAQRPTAPQLFSGKAVAYARVNDTRELKDKLAETATGKLANDKDLKPILSSFYGSFSQLVQGMQNEIGLNLDELLSIPNGELAVAVVPTKTQPVFCFLLEAGSEMPAVEILLKRVEARGLERGNRERLTKEVGRLEVVQFKTPNPSRQFGYFIDSGVLVGCASADYVETLAQIWQGSGVDHTPLAENRNFTDILSRCVGTEGERPQISFYVDPVGIARETLKQSSSASTFVALTAMKTLGLEGFKALGGSVIMATNEFDSILHMHMLMETNRQGVLRALRPKSGSTEPEAWVDDSVVSYSTINWDFQKTMQAVQEIVDTFGGENAFEENFLKNASRAMGVDFRKDFLENLADRLTLTQMVLPDKKINSQSNLIALHIKDESKFKNEVLPKIFEKAKGSDSRWTTRQVGEFDVHYLEIRSNSASIRAPQPSFALVGKTLLFSDSSDSIERAIGVYNSGENLLSDSIEFKLIRDKIKAQLKGQDFSIMSYQRPDEQLRLFYDLANDPKNIDRLEEMSENNPVFQALVSALRSRQLPPFEQISKYIVPTGAFMTEEENGLHYTAFSLKRE, encoded by the coding sequence ATGAATAACAGACTTATCCTCACGGCATTCGGTGCCCTATCGTTTTTCGGATCTTGGAGTTGGGCTCAACGTCCCACAGCTCCTCAGCTTTTCTCGGGAAAAGCGGTGGCGTATGCCCGCGTCAACGACACCCGAGAATTGAAAGACAAGCTTGCTGAGACTGCGACCGGCAAGCTCGCCAACGACAAGGACCTCAAGCCGATCCTCAGTTCGTTTTACGGCAGCTTCTCCCAACTCGTGCAAGGGATGCAGAATGAAATCGGACTCAATCTCGACGAACTCCTTTCGATTCCGAATGGGGAGCTCGCCGTGGCCGTTGTTCCGACAAAGACTCAGCCCGTTTTCTGCTTTTTGCTGGAAGCAGGATCGGAGATGCCGGCCGTCGAAATCTTGCTCAAGCGGGTCGAGGCCCGGGGGCTGGAACGAGGTAATCGAGAACGCTTGACCAAAGAAGTCGGGCGATTGGAAGTTGTACAATTCAAAACACCCAATCCGAGCCGGCAATTCGGATACTTCATCGACTCCGGTGTCCTCGTTGGATGCGCATCGGCGGATTATGTGGAGACCCTCGCTCAGATCTGGCAAGGAAGTGGCGTGGATCACACCCCGCTTGCCGAGAATCGCAACTTCACCGACATCTTGAGCCGCTGCGTCGGTACCGAAGGAGAACGGCCTCAAATTTCCTTTTACGTCGATCCCGTGGGAATCGCTCGCGAAACCCTCAAACAATCGAGTTCGGCATCGACCTTCGTTGCGTTGACTGCCATGAAAACACTTGGTCTCGAGGGCTTTAAGGCTCTCGGGGGGAGCGTCATCATGGCGACCAATGAGTTCGATTCGATTCTCCACATGCACATGCTCATGGAGACCAATCGCCAAGGCGTCCTTCGGGCGTTGCGTCCGAAAAGCGGATCGACAGAGCCTGAGGCTTGGGTTGATGATTCGGTCGTCAGCTACAGTACGATCAACTGGGATTTCCAAAAGACCATGCAAGCGGTCCAGGAAATCGTCGATACCTTTGGCGGCGAGAATGCGTTCGAGGAAAACTTTCTAAAGAACGCGTCTCGCGCGATGGGAGTCGATTTCCGTAAGGACTTCCTGGAAAACTTGGCAGATCGCTTGACGCTCACTCAAATGGTCCTCCCCGATAAGAAGATCAATAGCCAATCGAATTTGATCGCTTTGCACATCAAGGATGAAAGCAAATTCAAAAACGAAGTACTGCCGAAGATTTTTGAAAAGGCGAAGGGCTCTGATTCGCGATGGACCACCCGGCAAGTAGGCGAGTTCGACGTTCACTATTTGGAAATCCGTTCCAACAGCGCATCGATTCGCGCCCCACAACCTTCCTTCGCCTTGGTTGGAAAGACGCTGCTATTCAGCGACTCCTCCGATTCGATCGAACGCGCAATCGGCGTTTATAATAGCGGCGAAAATTTGCTTTCGGATTCGATCGAATTCAAACTGATTCGGGACAAGATCAAAGCCCAGCTGAAAGGGCAGGATTTTTCGATCATGTCTTACCAACGTCCCGATGAGCAGCTTCGCCTTTTCTACGATCTGGCAAACGATCCGAAGAACATCGATCGATTGGAGGAGATGTCGGAGAACAATCCCGTATTCCAGGCATTGGTTTCAGCTCTGAGGAGCCGACAGCTCCCTCCGTTTGAGCAGATCTCGAAGTACATCGTGCCTACAGGAGCCTTCATGACCGAGGAGGAAAACGGACTCCACTACACGGCCTTCTCTCTCAAACGCGAATAG
- a CDS encoding SDR family NAD(P)-dependent oxidoreductase — translation MRRDAVDEMGNSQEIAYGQSNALQGQLALVTGAARGIGAGIAKALAAAGADVAINDINPADETVAVCQAMGRRAGAFLCDVSDRQAVEAMVDRVEKEMGPISIFVSNAAYSDRELFYQASMEGFQKTIDVCMWGPFYLTRAVANRMISRSLAAEPDTFRGNIVVVSSPHAYKPIPGAMAYNMGKAAIDQMAKTAAVELAEYRIRVNIIHPGWTDTPGERKFFHEDELMERGKSLPWGRLAQPEDLGHGVAFLVDPRSDYITGATLSIDGGIVLPFQEMFRVKDRPAGNS, via the coding sequence ATGCGAAGGGACGCAGTCGACGAAATGGGTAACAGCCAGGAAATTGCATACGGTCAATCCAACGCCCTCCAAGGGCAATTGGCCTTGGTTACAGGCGCCGCGCGCGGCATCGGGGCAGGGATCGCCAAAGCTCTGGCAGCAGCCGGAGCCGATGTGGCCATCAACGACATCAATCCTGCCGACGAAACCGTGGCAGTTTGCCAAGCCATGGGGCGCCGAGCGGGAGCGTTTCTTTGTGACGTGTCCGATCGTCAAGCGGTCGAGGCGATGGTGGATCGGGTCGAAAAGGAGATGGGACCGATCTCCATTTTCGTCTCCAATGCGGCGTATAGCGATCGAGAATTGTTTTACCAAGCGTCGATGGAGGGATTCCAAAAGACTATCGACGTGTGCATGTGGGGACCTTTTTACCTCACACGCGCTGTTGCCAACCGAATGATCTCGCGTTCCCTCGCGGCTGAACCCGATACGTTCCGCGGGAACATTGTCGTCGTGAGTTCGCCTCACGCTTACAAACCGATTCCTGGCGCGATGGCGTACAACATGGGCAAAGCAGCCATCGATCAAATGGCCAAAACCGCAGCCGTCGAATTGGCGGAGTATCGCATTCGTGTCAATATTATCCATCCTGGCTGGACCGACACCCCTGGCGAGCGCAAGTTCTTCCATGAAGACGAGCTGATGGAACGCGGCAAGTCGCTACCTTGGGGAAGGCTGGCCCAGCCCGAAGACTTAGGGCATGGCGTGGCGTTTCTTGTCGATCCTCGCAGCGATTACATTACCGGTGCGACTCTTTCCATCGATGGCGGTATCGTGCTTCCATTTCAAGAAATGTTCCGCGTCAAAGACCGACCCGCGGGAAACTCCTAA
- a CDS encoding secretin N-terminal domain-containing protein — protein sequence MPNGLMMIAVHRPNFILGIVPLFVLSFSAWVHAQRNVVTTPSPGGTVVIQQSGGLPPGAVVVPEGAPGQPPGGPAPGGQPPAIGPDGKPIPPGGPNPPGGKGPDGKGPGGPSEPIKRTSTPPEPPNKKEFEVRPDEKGMVQFQFRNQAWPDLLRWLAETSNLSLDWQELPSDYLNIATQRKQSLEETRDQFNRHLLARGFTMLELDGMIQVVKTAGINVSLVPKVPPEALESLPPNRFVRTSFALTTLIAKEAALEFKPLVSANGTLNPLDSTNRLEAMDSAGNLFEIYRILQEEQSDEAQESLAREFELEFVRAADAREQIISFLGLENKTNRAASGRLSPQELMMQQQEMQMRMQMQQQQQQQQGGKPPASAASNEIYVVANARRNSVIAHAPPDKMAVIAAFLRRIDVPNENSASLQSIETRMKIYRLMSLDPKQFVTSIMAMDALEPTTKLEVDEKNRAIIAYASLSDQLIIQQTLDRLDGSARDFEVIQLRRLRAEDVAGTIKFLMGKEEPKQDDRNRRMFFDPFGYSRQQEPTNEDTFRVGANSQDNQLLLWANEVEIQEVNKLLVKLGEIPPQGLQRSRVRTIDASRSAETKEYLKRLQEAWSKVSPNPLVLPDETEFEKKDALNTPPETSAEATSATSQSKANSQDKSNIENKVEGAGKTEDAGKAEETAKPNAEEKPAKKSDADVTLKQRTANDAIPGGRLSIHQESEGETPKGSATSSKEPNSSEVTTASGTPSNASGTPAEASGTPAEAIRMQFDERGNLVLTGNDLDALDRLEQMMLTNAPPLKRYEVFYIQNARPSWVELNLKDYFKDDEPEKDSNPFAFIFGFDSGPKSKTEDPQLGKKRQLRFISDIDTRSIIVIGADEQQLKTIRSLIKLWDVPEKTNRQKLRFTKLVRIEHSRADSIVEAIKDAYRDLLSTNDKAFSKEAAGGNKESKHEASTETVSDSGGLNFSFTGRLSMGIDRITNSVIVSAEGEDLLKLVIEMIKELDQAAQPSGAVQMIEVGGTNSEAMERALKALIGPKDVQRAPQQPGMEGQQQPNMPNQFQPPESQGNAKGRSRRNG from the coding sequence ATGCCAAATGGACTGATGATGATTGCTGTGCACCGCCCGAACTTTATCCTGGGAATCGTACCGCTTTTTGTCCTTTCGTTTTCTGCGTGGGTGCACGCCCAGCGCAATGTGGTCACGACCCCGTCACCTGGGGGGACCGTCGTCATCCAACAGTCAGGGGGACTACCACCCGGCGCTGTAGTCGTTCCAGAGGGGGCTCCTGGTCAGCCTCCCGGAGGTCCCGCTCCTGGGGGACAGCCACCTGCGATCGGCCCAGACGGAAAGCCCATCCCACCTGGTGGCCCGAATCCTCCGGGTGGGAAAGGTCCGGATGGGAAGGGGCCAGGCGGGCCCTCCGAGCCGATCAAACGGACCAGCACACCTCCCGAACCACCCAACAAGAAAGAGTTTGAAGTTCGACCAGACGAGAAAGGGATGGTTCAATTTCAATTTCGCAATCAGGCTTGGCCCGATTTACTTCGATGGTTGGCCGAAACCTCAAACCTTTCCCTCGATTGGCAAGAGCTTCCCAGCGACTATCTCAATATCGCCACTCAGCGGAAGCAATCGCTCGAGGAAACGCGCGATCAATTCAACCGTCATTTGCTAGCCCGGGGCTTCACGATGTTGGAACTCGACGGGATGATCCAAGTCGTCAAGACTGCGGGGATCAACGTCTCGCTCGTTCCAAAAGTACCACCGGAAGCCCTTGAGTCCTTACCACCCAACCGGTTCGTTCGAACATCGTTTGCCTTGACGACGTTGATAGCGAAGGAAGCGGCTCTCGAATTCAAACCGTTGGTGAGCGCGAATGGGACGCTGAATCCACTCGACTCTACCAATCGGCTGGAGGCCATGGACTCCGCCGGCAATCTGTTCGAGATCTATCGCATTCTTCAAGAAGAGCAGTCGGACGAAGCGCAGGAGAGTCTCGCGCGCGAGTTCGAACTCGAATTTGTCCGTGCCGCCGACGCGCGTGAACAGATCATTAGTTTTCTCGGATTGGAAAACAAAACGAATCGCGCTGCATCTGGCAGATTGAGCCCGCAAGAATTGATGATGCAGCAGCAGGAAATGCAAATGCGGATGCAGATGCAACAACAGCAGCAGCAACAACAAGGAGGGAAACCACCCGCTTCCGCTGCAAGCAACGAGATCTATGTCGTCGCCAACGCGCGGCGCAACAGCGTGATCGCACACGCCCCACCGGACAAGATGGCAGTTATCGCGGCATTTCTGAGACGAATTGATGTGCCAAACGAAAATTCCGCCAGCCTCCAGAGCATCGAGACGCGGATGAAGATCTACCGGCTCATGAGTCTGGACCCAAAACAATTCGTCACGTCGATCATGGCGATGGACGCATTGGAACCCACCACCAAACTGGAGGTGGACGAAAAGAATCGAGCGATCATTGCTTATGCCTCCCTGAGCGACCAGTTGATTATCCAACAAACCTTGGACCGACTCGATGGTTCCGCCAGAGACTTTGAGGTCATCCAACTGAGGCGATTGCGAGCCGAAGATGTGGCGGGAACGATTAAGTTCTTGATGGGAAAAGAAGAACCCAAACAAGACGATCGAAATCGCCGCATGTTTTTCGACCCCTTCGGATACTCGCGACAACAAGAACCGACCAACGAAGATACCTTCCGAGTCGGCGCCAATAGCCAAGACAATCAGCTCTTGCTTTGGGCCAACGAAGTGGAAATCCAAGAAGTGAACAAGCTGCTTGTGAAGCTCGGCGAGATTCCACCCCAGGGATTGCAAAGAAGCCGGGTTCGCACCATCGACGCTTCTCGCTCCGCCGAGACAAAAGAGTACTTGAAACGCCTCCAGGAAGCTTGGTCGAAGGTTTCTCCCAACCCGCTTGTTCTGCCCGACGAAACCGAGTTTGAAAAGAAGGATGCCCTCAACACGCCGCCGGAAACATCGGCAGAGGCCACGTCCGCCACCTCGCAGAGCAAAGCCAATTCCCAAGACAAATCCAACATCGAGAATAAAGTCGAGGGGGCAGGCAAAACGGAAGATGCGGGAAAAGCGGAGGAGACGGCCAAGCCCAATGCAGAAGAGAAGCCTGCCAAGAAATCAGACGCCGATGTCACCCTGAAACAACGAACCGCGAACGATGCCATCCCGGGAGGGCGGCTCTCGATTCATCAGGAATCCGAGGGAGAGACTCCGAAAGGGAGTGCAACGAGTTCCAAAGAGCCCAATTCGTCAGAGGTCACTACTGCATCGGGCACGCCCTCGAATGCATCGGGCACGCCTGCGGAAGCATCGGGCACGCCTGCGGAAGCGATCCGTATGCAATTTGACGAGCGTGGTAATCTAGTTCTTACCGGCAATGATCTCGACGCCCTCGACCGGCTTGAACAGATGATGCTCACCAATGCGCCTCCGCTCAAACGCTATGAGGTTTTCTATATCCAGAATGCCCGGCCATCCTGGGTAGAGCTGAACTTGAAGGATTACTTTAAAGACGACGAACCTGAGAAAGACTCCAACCCCTTCGCGTTCATTTTTGGTTTTGATTCCGGGCCAAAGAGCAAAACGGAAGATCCTCAGCTCGGCAAAAAACGGCAGCTGCGATTCATCAGCGACATCGACACCCGCTCGATCATTGTGATTGGAGCCGACGAACAGCAATTGAAAACCATTCGCAGCTTGATCAAGCTCTGGGACGTCCCCGAGAAAACGAATCGTCAAAAGTTGCGATTTACCAAATTGGTTCGGATCGAACATTCCCGTGCGGACTCCATTGTCGAGGCGATCAAGGACGCATACCGTGATCTTCTCAGCACAAACGATAAGGCCTTCAGCAAAGAAGCGGCTGGGGGCAACAAAGAATCCAAGCACGAAGCATCCACAGAAACGGTAAGCGACAGCGGTGGATTGAACTTCAGTTTTACGGGCCGCCTTTCGATGGGGATCGATCGCATCACCAATTCGGTTATCGTGTCCGCCGAAGGGGAAGATTTGCTCAAACTGGTGATCGAGATGATCAAGGAGTTGGATCAAGCGGCTCAGCCATCGGGGGCTGTTCAAATGATTGAAGTTGGTGGTACAAATTCGGAAGCGATGGAGCGGGCGTTGAAGGCTTTGATTGGACCGAAAGATGTCCAGCGCGCTCCGCAGCAGCCAGGTATGGAAGGGCAACAGCAACCCAACATGCCAAATCAATTTCAACCACCAGAATCGCAGGGAAATGCGAAGGGACGCAGTCGACGAAATGGGTAA